One genomic region from Gemmatimonadales bacterium encodes:
- a CDS encoding MqnA/MqnD/SBP family protein produces the protein MPRDIRVAHSPDSDDAFMFYALAAGKVKTGDRRYLHELADIETLNRRAVAGELDVTAVSFHAYAHLADRYALLVHGASVGDGYGPRLVAREARPADARAALASRLVGIPGALTTAALALRLYQPRARTAILPFDAIEDAVLAGRVEVGLLIHEGQLTYADRGLTLWEDLGEWWARDTGLPLPLGGNVVRKDLGPDLVRDVARDLRASIVWGLGHRAETLAHAQGFARGMDAERTDRFVGMYVNDFTVDLGPTGQRAVQRLLDEGHRAGVLPAAVRAEFVAA, from the coding sequence GTGCCGCGCGACATCCGGGTGGCGCACAGCCCGGACTCCGACGACGCGTTCATGTTCTACGCGCTCGCGGCCGGCAAGGTGAAGACCGGCGACCGCCGCTACCTGCACGAGTTGGCGGACATCGAGACGCTGAACCGGCGCGCGGTCGCTGGCGAGCTCGACGTGACGGCCGTCTCGTTCCACGCCTACGCCCACCTCGCCGACCGCTACGCGCTGCTGGTGCACGGCGCTTCCGTCGGCGACGGCTACGGACCCAGGCTCGTGGCCCGGGAGGCCCGGCCCGCGGACGCGAGGGCCGCGCTGGCGTCGCGCCTGGTGGGCATCCCCGGCGCGCTCACCACGGCCGCGCTCGCGCTGCGCCTCTATCAGCCCCGGGCACGCACCGCGATCCTCCCCTTCGACGCCATCGAGGACGCGGTGCTCGCCGGCCGGGTCGAGGTGGGGCTGCTCATCCACGAGGGCCAGCTGACCTACGCCGACCGCGGCCTCACCCTGTGGGAGGACCTCGGCGAGTGGTGGGCGCGCGACACCGGCCTGCCGCTGCCGCTCGGAGGGAACGTGGTCCGGAAGGACCTCGGGCCGGACCTGGTGCGCGACGTGGCGCGCGACCTCAGGGCCTCGATCGTCTGGGGCCTGGGACACCGCGCCGAGACGCTGGCGCACGCCCAGGGCTTCGCGCGGGGGATGGACGCGGAGCGCACCGACCGGTTCGTGGGGATGTACGTCAACGACTTCACCGTGGATCTGGGGCCCACCGGGCAGCGTGCCGTCCAGCGCCTCCTCGACGAAGGCCACCGCGCGGGGGTCCTGCCCGCCGCGGTCCGCGCGGAGTTCGTGGCGGCGTGA
- a CDS encoding TIGR01458 family HAD-type hydrolase has translation MAERGLVPGAFLLDLDGTLYTDAGAVPGAVEALAELRRRGVPLRYVTNTTRRSRRRLADRLAGYGFAAETAEIVSAPMACVAMLEARGATRVAAFVADETLEDFAAFDLTSARPEAVVIGDLGDAWDFARLNRAFLQLMEGADLIALQRDRYWLRGDGLALDAGPFVAALEYATGKTAVVCGKPSEAFYRAAVASLPAEVRAEPRRVVMVGDDLWGDVEGGQRAGLAGWMVRTGKFREELLAASGIVPDRIIDSVAELPGLL, from the coding sequence ATGGCTGAGAGGGGGCTGGTTCCCGGCGCCTTCCTGCTGGACCTGGACGGAACGCTGTACACCGACGCGGGGGCAGTGCCCGGCGCGGTCGAGGCGCTGGCCGAGCTGCGGCGTCGCGGCGTCCCGCTCCGTTACGTCACCAACACCACCCGGCGGTCGCGCCGCCGCCTGGCGGACCGCCTGGCAGGCTACGGCTTCGCCGCGGAGACGGCCGAGATCGTCTCGGCGCCGATGGCCTGCGTCGCGATGCTGGAGGCCCGCGGCGCAACGCGGGTCGCCGCCTTCGTGGCCGACGAGACGCTGGAGGACTTCGCGGCCTTCGACCTGACGTCGGCGCGGCCCGAGGCCGTGGTGATCGGCGACCTCGGCGACGCGTGGGATTTCGCCAGGCTGAACCGCGCCTTCCTCCAGTTGATGGAGGGGGCGGACCTGATCGCGCTCCAGCGGGATCGGTACTGGCTGCGAGGCGACGGCCTGGCGCTCGATGCCGGCCCGTTCGTCGCGGCGCTCGAGTACGCCACGGGCAAGACGGCCGTCGTGTGCGGCAAGCCCTCGGAGGCGTTCTACCGCGCCGCGGTGGCGTCGCTGCCGGCCGAAGTCAGGGCCGAGCCCCGCCGCGTCGTGATGGTCGGCGACGACCTGTGGGGCGACGTCGAGGGCGGGCAGCGTGCCGGGCTGGCCGGCTGGATGGTGCGGACCGGGAAGTTCCGCGAGGAGCTGCTCGCCGCCAGCGGCATCGTTCCGGACCGGATCATCGACTCCGTGGCGGAGCTGCCGGGCCTGCTCTGA
- a CDS encoding zinc ribbon domain-containing protein: MAPDTKTCPNCGAQSAGKFCAECGASLAPTTCRSCGAKLSARAKFCAECGEPVARAASVAAPRSRAATVDRLAWYVAGVCVLALLVVVVVVVARKSAPPATAAATQGAPPEGERATTDLSTMTPREQADRLYNRIMTAYEAGDSSQVSFFAPMALQAYANLGGELDPDARLHLGLVQLAIGATVAAAAQGDTILTSAPNHLFGWLLKARAAEAQGNAAQARRAYEAFLRNYDAELARKRPEYQEHAQMLQDTRSRAQRAGAAAAGS, from the coding sequence ATGGCTCCCGATACCAAGACGTGCCCCAACTGCGGCGCCCAGTCGGCCGGCAAGTTCTGCGCCGAGTGCGGCGCCTCCCTCGCGCCCACCACGTGCCGGAGTTGCGGGGCGAAGCTGTCGGCGCGGGCGAAGTTCTGCGCCGAGTGCGGCGAGCCGGTCGCGCGGGCGGCCAGCGTGGCCGCCCCCCGGTCCCGCGCCGCCACGGTCGACCGGCTGGCGTGGTACGTGGCCGGGGTGTGCGTCCTCGCGCTGTTGGTGGTCGTCGTGGTGGTGGTCGCGAGGAAGAGCGCCCCGCCGGCGACCGCCGCGGCGACCCAGGGTGCGCCCCCCGAAGGCGAGCGCGCGACCACGGACCTGTCGACGATGACGCCGCGCGAGCAGGCCGACCGGCTGTACAACCGCATCATGACCGCGTACGAGGCCGGCGACAGCTCGCAGGTCAGCTTCTTCGCCCCGATGGCGCTGCAGGCCTATGCCAATCTCGGCGGCGAACTCGATCCCGACGCCCGGCTGCACCTGGGCCTGGTGCAGCTCGCCATCGGGGCCACGGTCGCGGCGGCGGCCCAGGGGGACACCATCCTCACGAGTGCGCCCAATCACCTGTTCGGGTGGCTCCTCAAGGCCCGCGCCGCGGAGGCTCAGGGCAACGCGGCCCAGGCGCGCCGGGCCTACGAGGCGTTCCTCCGGAACTACGACGCCGAACTGGCCCGCAAGCGCCCCGAGTACCAGGAGCACGCCCAGATGCTCCAGGATACCCGCAGCCGGGCCCAGCGGGCCGGCGCCGCGGCGGCCGGATCCTAG
- the glnA gene encoding type I glutamate--ammonia ligase: MALDADYRAMVRSKDVTKTDILEVCDRLGVRFLRLQFTDILGVVKNVEVPRSQFEKALDAQIMFDGSSIEGFVRIEESDMLLAPDLTTFRIFPWGAESGLVARLICDIRNTDDSDFAGCPRLALKRQVARALTLGYTMMAGVEAEFFLFYKDAHGDPTTEVHDVAGYFDVGPVDRGEQARQLIVADLEEMGFEVEAAHHEVAPGQHEVDFRYADALATADDLATFRVVVRSAAERYDLVASFMPKPIFGQNGSGMHTHQSLFKGDHNAFYDPKAEWQLSKVALQYIAGLLEHARGFCAVTNPLVNSFKRLVPGYEAPVNIAWSMKNRSPMIRIPDRRDSGTRCELRMPDPSANPYLALAVQLAAGLDGIERKLTPPDPVNKNIFTMTYRERRHHRIDDLPRDLHEALDCLEKDPVVLSALGEHIAGRYVDAKRAEWAEYISQVSEWEIRKYLGQY; the protein is encoded by the coding sequence ATGGCACTGGACGCCGACTACCGCGCGATGGTGCGGTCGAAGGACGTCACCAAGACCGACATTCTGGAGGTGTGCGACCGTCTCGGTGTCCGCTTCCTGCGCCTCCAGTTCACCGACATCCTCGGCGTGGTCAAGAACGTCGAGGTGCCGCGCAGCCAGTTCGAGAAGGCCCTCGACGCGCAGATCATGTTCGACGGCTCTTCGATCGAGGGCTTCGTCCGGATCGAGGAATCGGACATGCTGCTGGCGCCGGACCTCACCACGTTCCGGATCTTCCCCTGGGGCGCCGAGAGCGGGCTGGTGGCGCGGCTGATCTGCGACATCCGCAACACCGACGACTCGGACTTCGCGGGCTGCCCGCGGCTGGCCCTGAAGCGGCAGGTGGCGCGTGCGCTGACGCTCGGCTACACGATGATGGCCGGGGTCGAAGCCGAGTTCTTCCTGTTCTACAAGGACGCGCACGGCGACCCGACGACCGAGGTGCACGACGTCGCCGGCTACTTCGACGTGGGACCGGTGGACCGCGGCGAGCAGGCGCGGCAGCTCATCGTGGCGGATCTCGAGGAGATGGGATTCGAGGTCGAGGCCGCCCACCACGAGGTCGCACCCGGCCAGCACGAGGTGGACTTCCGCTATGCCGACGCGCTCGCCACGGCGGACGACCTGGCGACGTTCCGGGTGGTCGTGCGGAGCGCGGCGGAGCGCTACGACCTGGTGGCGAGCTTCATGCCCAAGCCGATCTTCGGTCAGAACGGCTCGGGGATGCACACCCACCAGAGCCTCTTCAAGGGCGACCACAACGCGTTCTACGACCCGAAGGCGGAGTGGCAGCTGTCGAAGGTCGCGCTGCAATACATCGCGGGCCTGCTCGAGCACGCGCGCGGCTTCTGCGCGGTCACGAACCCGCTGGTGAACAGCTTCAAGCGGCTGGTGCCGGGGTACGAGGCGCCGGTCAACATCGCCTGGAGCATGAAGAACCGCTCGCCGATGATCCGGATACCGGACCGCCGTGACTCGGGGACGCGGTGCGAGCTGCGCATGCCCGATCCGTCGGCCAACCCGTACCTCGCGCTCGCGGTGCAGCTGGCGGCGGGCCTCGACGGGATCGAGCGCAAGCTGACGCCGCCGGACCCCGTGAACAAGAACATCTTCACCATGACGTACCGGGAGCGGCGGCACCACCGGATCGACGACTTGCCGCGCGACCTGCACGAAGCGCTCGATTGCCTCGAAAAGGACCCGGTCGTGCTCAGCGCGCTGGGCGAGCACATCGCCGGGCGCTACGTCGATGCGAAGCGCGCCGAGTGGGCCGAGTACATCTCACAGGTGAGCGAGTGGGAGATCAGGAAGTATCTGGGGCAGTACTGA
- a CDS encoding response regulator — MSAAPADTAPPAGTTPAVPRVLIVEDDEAQARLVELLVAAAGLACAGTAATADAAVRLAPSADVILMDYRLEGPRSGLDALREIRAADYQGSVIMMTGHGSERVAAEALHLGANDYIIKEDGFTQLLPEVLARVVRVREIERQLAVAQHNLIRAERRAAIGEIVVALSHEINNPLMALSTQLDLLALDERDFPSTSVAALAQARTQLARIAELLRRLAELDHEQPTTYVGTTRMTDLAKPTDGRTAGG; from the coding sequence GTGAGCGCCGCGCCGGCCGACACCGCACCGCCCGCCGGCACCACCCCGGCGGTGCCGCGGGTGCTCATCGTCGAGGACGACGAGGCCCAGGCCCGCCTGGTCGAGCTCCTGGTGGCCGCGGCCGGGCTGGCCTGCGCCGGGACCGCGGCCACGGCCGACGCGGCCGTGCGGCTGGCACCCTCCGCCGACGTCATCCTGATGGACTATCGCCTCGAGGGGCCGCGCTCCGGCCTCGACGCGCTGCGCGAGATCCGGGCGGCGGACTATCAGGGCTCGGTGATCATGATGACCGGGCACGGCAGCGAGCGGGTGGCGGCGGAGGCGCTGCATCTCGGGGCCAACGACTACATCATCAAGGAAGACGGCTTCACGCAGCTGCTGCCCGAGGTGCTGGCGCGGGTGGTGCGGGTCCGGGAGATCGAGCGCCAGCTGGCCGTGGCGCAGCACAACCTGATCCGCGCGGAGCGGCGCGCTGCCATCGGCGAGATCGTGGTCGCGCTGTCGCACGAGATCAACAACCCGCTCATGGCGCTCAGCACCCAGCTCGACCTGCTCGCGCTCGATGAGCGGGACTTCCCCTCCACGAGTGTGGCGGCCCTGGCCCAGGCCCGGACGCAGCTGGCGCGTATCGCCGAGCTGCTGCGCCGCCTGGCGGAGCTGGACCACGAGCAGCCCACGACCTACGTCGGCACGACCCGGATGACCGATCTCGCCAAGCCGACGGACGGCCGCACCGCCGGGGGTTGA
- the glnA gene encoding type I glutamate--ammonia ligase — protein sequence MAATVAKTASKRSTSKASAAQPADVIRLAKDSGVQVIDVRFTDLPGTWQHFSIPVGELSEDMFEEGLGFDGSSIRGFQAINESDMLLLPDPASAFVDPCLKVPTLVLVCDIKDPITGERYSRDPRYVAQKAEQYLVKSGIATTSYWGPEAEFYIFNSVRFDQNAHEGYYHIDSEEGIWNSGKDGGTPNLGHRPRHKEGYFPVPPVDRLQDLRSRIMLALIASGINVEVQHHEVGTAGQAEIDMRFGTLIRMADQIMMYKYIVKGVCHENGYTATFMPKPMFGDNGSGMHVHQSLWKNGTNLFWSERGYAGLSDMARFYIGGLIKHAPALLAFAAPTTNSYRRLVPGYEAPINLIYSQRNRSAVCRIPMYSKSPKAKRIEFRAPDPSANPYLTFAALLMAGLDGIKNRIEPPAPIDKDLYDLEMHERKRVKNTPGSLVEVLDALQKDSQFLLQGGVFTPDLLDTWVEYKTKKEVEPVALRPHPYEFFLYYDG from the coding sequence ATGGCCGCCACCGTCGCCAAGACCGCCTCCAAGCGCAGCACCTCCAAGGCCTCGGCCGCTCAACCCGCCGACGTGATCCGCCTGGCAAAGGACAGCGGGGTCCAGGTGATCGACGTGCGCTTCACCGACCTGCCGGGCACCTGGCAGCACTTCTCGATACCCGTCGGTGAGCTGAGCGAGGACATGTTCGAGGAGGGACTCGGGTTCGACGGCTCGAGCATCCGCGGGTTCCAGGCCATCAACGAGAGCGACATGCTGCTGTTGCCGGACCCCGCGTCGGCGTTCGTGGATCCGTGCCTCAAGGTGCCGACCCTGGTGCTGGTGTGCGACATCAAGGACCCCATCACCGGGGAGCGCTACAGCCGCGACCCGCGGTACGTGGCGCAGAAGGCCGAGCAGTACCTCGTCAAGAGCGGCATCGCGACGACGTCGTACTGGGGCCCCGAGGCCGAGTTCTACATCTTCAACTCCGTGCGCTTCGACCAGAATGCCCACGAGGGCTACTACCACATCGATTCCGAAGAGGGGATCTGGAACTCGGGGAAAGACGGCGGCACGCCGAACCTCGGCCACCGGCCGCGGCACAAGGAGGGCTACTTCCCGGTGCCGCCGGTGGACCGACTCCAGGACCTGCGCTCGCGCATCATGCTGGCGCTCATCGCGTCCGGGATCAACGTCGAGGTGCAGCACCACGAGGTCGGGACGGCGGGACAGGCCGAGATCGACATGCGCTTCGGGACGCTGATCCGGATGGCGGACCAGATCATGATGTACAAGTACATCGTCAAGGGCGTCTGCCACGAGAACGGCTACACGGCGACCTTCATGCCCAAGCCGATGTTCGGCGACAACGGCTCGGGGATGCACGTGCACCAGAGCCTGTGGAAGAACGGCACCAACCTGTTCTGGTCGGAGCGGGGCTATGCCGGGCTCTCGGACATGGCGCGCTTCTACATCGGGGGCCTGATCAAGCACGCGCCGGCGCTGCTCGCGTTCGCGGCGCCGACGACGAACTCGTACCGGCGGCTGGTGCCAGGGTACGAGGCGCCGATCAACCTGATCTACTCGCAGCGCAACCGCAGCGCGGTGTGCCGGATCCCGATGTACTCGAAGTCGCCCAAGGCGAAGCGGATCGAGTTCCGGGCGCCCGACCCGTCGGCGAACCCGTACCTCACGTTCGCCGCGCTGCTGATGGCCGGCCTGGACGGGATCAAGAACCGCATCGAGCCGCCGGCGCCGATCGACAAGGACCTCTACGACCTGGAGATGCACGAGCGCAAGCGCGTGAAGAACACGCCCGGCTCGCTGGTCGAGGTGCTCGATGCGCTCCAGAAGGACAGTCAATTCCTACTCCAGGGCGGGGTGTTCACGCCGGATCTCCTGGACACCTGGGTCGAGTACAAGACCAAGAAGGAAGTGGAGCCAGTAGCGCTGCGGCCGCATCCGTACGAGTTTTTCCTGTACTACGACGGATGA